The proteins below are encoded in one region of Triticum aestivum cultivar Chinese Spring chromosome 1B, IWGSC CS RefSeq v2.1, whole genome shotgun sequence:
- the LOC123119723 gene encoding uncharacterized protein, translating to MATPSTSASTAASSAFPLTTAARFPRASTSGTRIPALAERRRTRRRRLPEGSGGDRSAAAGAVEKGLRLAFLEQLAERARAADALGVADTIYDMVAAGLSPGPRSFHGLVAAHALAGDAEGAMQALRRELSSGVRPLHETFVALVRVFAKKGLSTRAMEILAAMERYKYDIRKAWLVLVEELVRNHYLEDANTVFLKGAKGGLQGTDELYDLLIEEDCKAGDHSNALTVAYQMEAAGRMATTFHFNCLLSVQATCGIPEIAFSTYENMEYGGEDYMKPDTESYNWVIQAFTRATSHDRAPDVAELLGMMVEDYKRVQPNARTYALLVECFTKYCMVNEAIRHFRALRRIPGGTKVLYNAGNCGDPLSLYLRSLCLDGRADELLEALEAMADDNQTIAPRAMILNRKYRTLVSSWIEPLQEEADVGFDIDYVARYIEEGGLTGERKRWVPRRGKTPLDPDEFGFAYSNPIETSFKLRCFEELKLYHRRLLITLRNEGPGILGDVSEDDVRRVVERLKKLVVGPKKNVVKPKAASKMVVAELKIELEAQGLPTDGTRQVLYQRVQKARRINRSRGIPLWVPPVEDDEVVDEELDEMISRIKLEDGNTEFWKRRFLGETRNHLCEEDSKEDPDFDDELDEDDDDDDDDDSAKEADEDEIDDEVIDRTENQAGDDETKDKPAKGPNQHLQMIGVQLLKDLEKTSGSTKKLKKIPEIDDDEDWFPEDPIEAFKVMRETRMFDVADMYTTADAWGWTWERELKKKMPRRWSQEWEVELAIKIMNKVIELGGSPTIGDCAIILRAAMRAPVPSAFITILQTTHSLGHKFGSPLYDEVILLCLDLEEMDAAIAVVAEMETNGIKVLDETLDRVLAAKQIGNGNSALQPPAE from the exons ATGGCCACCccttccacctccgcctccacggCCGCCTCCTCCGCATTCCCCCTCACTACTGCTGCCCGCTTCCCTCGCGCCTCCACCTCCGGCACGCGCATCCCCGCCCTCGCTGAGCGGCGCCGtacgcggcggcggcgactaccagAAGGGAGCGGCGGCGACCGCTCGGCGGCCGCGGGGGCAGTGGAGAAGGGCCTGCGCCTGGCCTTCTTGGAGCAGCTCGCAGAGCGCGCCCGCGCCGCCGACGCCCTCGGCGTCGCGGACACCATCTACGACATGGTCGCCGCAGGCCTCTCGCCCGGGCCCCGTTCCTTCCACGGGCTCGTCGCCGCACACGCCCTCGCTGGCGACGCCGAAGGCGCT ATGCAAGCTCTTAGGAGGGAGCTAAGTTCCGGTGTGCGTCCTTTACATGAAACTTTTGTGGCTCTAGTCCGTGTCTTTGCCAAGAAGGGTCTTTCTACCAGGGCAATGGAGATTCTTGCTGCTATGGAGAGATATAAGTATGATATTCGCAAGGCTTGGCTAGTTCTTGTAG AGGAGCTAGTCAGGAACCATTATCTGGAGGACGCCAATACAGTATTTCTGAAAGGAGCAAAAGGTGGTTTACAAGGAACTGATGAACTTTACGATCTTTTGATTGAAGAAGATTGTAAAGCTGGAGACCACTCCAATGCGCTAACAGTTGCATACCAAATGGAGGCTGCTGGAAGAATGGCAACCACATTCCATTTTAATTGCCTTCTCAGTGTGCAG GCTACGTGTGGAATTCCTGAAATTGCATTTTCAACTTATGAAAACATGGAATATGGAGGTGAAG ATTACATGAAACCTGATACCGAGTCTTATAATTGGGTTATACAGGCATTTACTAGAGCTACGTCCCACGATAG GGCACCGGATGTGGCAGAGCTACTCGGGATGATGGTGGAAGACTACAAACGTGTTCAGCCTAATGCAAGAACTTATGC GTTGTTAGTGGAATGCTTTACAAAGTACTGTATGGTCAATGAAGCAATCAGGCATTTTCGTGCTTTACGGAGAATTCCTGGAGGAACAAAAGTTCTGTACAATGCAGGGAATTGCGGCGATCCACTTTCTCTCTATCTACGTTCACTGTGCCTCGATG GAAGAGCTGATGAGTTGCTTGAGGCCTTAGAAGCAATGGCTGACGATAACCAGACTATTGCACCTCGAGCAATGATTTTAAACCGAAAATACCGCACATTGGTGAGCTCCTGGATAGAACCATTACAAGAAGAAGCTGATGTTGGCTTCGACATTGATTATGTAGCCAG GTATATTGAAGAAGGAGGTCTTACAGGTGAGCGCAAACGTTGGGTGCCTCGTAGAGGGAAAACTCCTCTAGATCCAGATGAATTTGGTTTTGCCTATTCAAATCCAATAGAGACATCTTTTAAACTGCGGTGTTTTGAGGAATTGAAGTTATATCACCGAAGACTCTTAATTACACTGCGGAATGAAGGCCCTGGTATTTTAGGTGATGTATCTGAAGATGATGTACGAAGAGTAGTCGAAAGATTAAAGAAATTAGTTGTAGGGCCAAAGAAGAATGTTGTTAAGCCCAAGGCAGCGAGCAAAATGGTAGTAGCTGAATTGAAAATCGAGCTGGAGGCGCAAGGGTTACCTACAGATGGAACTAGACAAGTACTTTACCAGCGAGTTCAAAAGGCCAGGCGAATTAATCGCTCACGTGGTATACCACTTTGGGTTCCTCCTGTGGAAGATGACGAAGTG GTCGACGAAGAGTTAGATGAAATGATCTCACGAATCAAGCTAGAAGATGGAAATACAGAGTTCTGGAAACGGCGTTTTCTGGGAGAAACTCGAAACCATCTTTGTGAAGAAGATAGCAAAGAAGACCCAGATTTTGATGACGAGTTAgatgaggacgacgacgatgatgatgacgatgattccgCCAAAGAAGCAGATGAAGATGAGATAGATGATGAGGTCATTGACCGAACGGAAAATCAAGCTGGTGATGACGAGACCAAGGACAAACCAGCGAAAGGACCCAATCAGCATCTTCAAATGATAGGAGTCCAGTTATTGAAGGATCTAGAGAAGACATCTGGTTCAacaaagaaattaaaaaaaataccTGAG ATTGATGATGACGAAGATTGGTTTCCTGAAGATCCAATTGAAGCTTTCAAGGTTATGCGCGAGACAAGAATGTTTGACGTGGCAGATATGTATACTACCGCAGATGCCTGGGGATGGACATGGGAGAGAGAGCTAAAGAAAAAGATGCCACGCAGATGGTCACAGGAATGGGAGGTTGAGTTAGCTATCAAGATAATGAATAAG GTAATAGAGCTGGGTGGTAGTCCGACTATTGGAGATTGTGCCATTATACTGCGCGCAGCAATGAGAGCTCCAGTCCCCTCTGCTTTTATTACAATATTGCAAACAACACATAGCCTGGGCCATAAATTTGGAAG CCCGTTGTACGATGAGGTAATCTTGCTGTGCCTTGATCTGGAGGAGATGGATGCGGCCATCGCCGTGGTCGCAGAAATGGAGACAAATGGAATTAAGGTCCTGGATGAGACCCTGGACAGGGTTCTTGCAGCCAAACAAATCGGGAACGGGAACTCTGCACTCCAACCACCAGCCGAGTAG